From the Arachis ipaensis cultivar K30076 unplaced genomic scaffold, Araip1.1 Aipa1476, whole genome shotgun sequence genome, the window NNNNNNNNNNNNNNNNNNNNNNNNNNNNNNNNNNNNNNNNNNNNNNNNNNNNNNNNNNNNNNNNNNNNNNNNNNNNNNNNNNNNNNNNNNNNNNNNNNNNNNNNNNNNNNNNNNNNNNNNNNNNNNNNNNNNNNNNNNNNNNNNNNNNNNNNNNNNNNNNNNNNNNNNNNNNNNNNNNNNNNNNNNNNNNNNNNNNNNNNNNNNNNNNNNNNNNNNNNNNNNNNNNNNNNNNNNNNNNNNNNNNNNNNNNNNNNNNNNNNNNNNNNNNNNNNNNNNNNNNNNNNNNNNNNNNNNNNNNNNNNNNNNNNNNNNNNNNNNNNNNNNNNNNNNNNNNNNNNNNNNNNNNNNNNNNNNNNNNNNNNNNNNNNNNNNNNNNNNNNNNNNNNNNNNNNNNNNNNNNNNNNNNNNNNNNNNNNNNNNNNNNNNNNNNNNNNNNNNNNNNNNNNNNNNNNNNNNNNNNNNNNNNNNNNNNNNNNNNNNNNNNNNNNNNNNNNNNNNNNNNNNNNNNNNNNNNNNNNNNNNNNNNNNNNNNNNNNNNNNNNNNNNNNNNNNNNNNNNNNNNNNNNNNNNNNNNNNNNNNNNNNNNNNNNNNNNNNNNNNNNNNNNNNNNNNNNNNNNNNNNNNNNNNNNNNNNNNNNNNNNNNNNNNNNNNNNNNNNNNNNNNNNNNNNNNNNNNNNNNNNNNNNNNNNNNNNNNNNNNNNNNNNNNNNNNNNNNNNNNNNNNNNNNNNNNNNNNNNNNNNNNNNNNNNNNNNNNNNNNNNNNNNNNNNNNNNNNNNNNNNNNNNNNNNNNNNNNNNNNNNNNNNNNNNNNNNNNNNNNNNNNNNNNNNNNNNNNNNNNNNNNNNNNNNNNNNNNNNNNNNNNNNNNNNNNNNNNNNNNNNNNNNNNNNNNNNNNNNNNNNNNNNNNNNNNNNNNNNNNNNNNNNNNNNNNNNNNNNNNNNNNNNNNNNNNNNNNNNNNNNNNNNATAATTGGGCAATGTAACTTACCAACAATCTTTTGAACCAATTGACAATATCCAATGCACAACAATGTACATCCACTCTTTCTCCAGTTATCTGCAACAACAATATATACATaccaaaatcaattttaaatgATTTAATTTTTATTCTGAATCTTAGCCTAAACAATTCAGAATGCAACAAAATCGAATATGTGAAGATAGACTACAGAGATTAGCATTAGAAGCATTACCTGAAGGTCCTCCAACTCCAAGTCATCATATTCATGGCCCTCATCAATAATGACATCAGGAATAATCTCTCCTTCATCAATGACATCTGGACTAATCTCTTCTTCATCATTGATGACATGCATCCAACGGATCCTACACCCCTTTATCACTACATCTTCATTATCCTCTGTTTGATGAGCATAGAACTCAAATTTAAAGATAGGATTGCAAGTGGTGCCCCTCTTTCTCTCTTTGATTGCTTCCATTATCTTGTTCGAATACTCTCCATCATACCATAATATCATATGATCTGACAC encodes:
- the LOC110268617 gene encoding uncharacterized protein LOC110268617 yields the protein MVSDHMILWYDGEYSNKIMEAIKERKRGTTCNPIFKFEFYAHQTEDNEDVVIKGCRIRWMHVINDEEEISPDVIDEGEIIPDVIIDEGHEYDDLELEDLQITGERVDVHCCALDIVNWFKRLLVSYI